One genomic window of Arachis hypogaea cultivar Tifrunner chromosome 8, arahy.Tifrunner.gnm2.J5K5, whole genome shotgun sequence includes the following:
- the LOC112708062 gene encoding aspartyl protease family protein 2, which translates to MEEKKAKAKAFLLFFFFSVFITLSTATKETQTLILHPLPSQPTLYWPELETDQPDPEPESASLSVSLHHIDALSSNKTPHELFTQRLQRDAARVKIVTSFVSKAPFSSSPKNQTGFGSQPGSSFSSSVISGLAQGSGEYFTRLGVGTPPRYLYMVLDTGSDVVWLQCAPCKKCYSESDPVFDPKGSRTFAPVPCGSPLCRQLDSPGCDARKKVCEYQVSYGDGSFTVGDFATETLTFRRRASVPRVALGCGHDNEGLFVGAAGLLGLGRGMLSFPTQAGIRFNNKFSYCLVDRAASSKPSSMVFGDLAVSRAARFTPLLKNPKLDTFYYVELLGISVGGVLVRGISASLFRLDRTGNGGVIIDSGTSVTRLTRPAYEALRDAFQVGAARLKRAPEYSLFDTCFDFSGMTQVKVPTVVLHFRGADVSLPAGNYLIPVDDKGTYCFAFAGTMSGLSIIGNIQQQGFRVVFDLAGSRVGFAPRGCA; encoded by the coding sequence ATGGAAGAGAAGAAAGCAAAGGCCaaagcttttcttctcttcttcttcttctcagtgTTCATCACACTCTCCACCGCCACCAAAGAAACCCAGACCCTTATCCTCCACCCACTCCCATCTCAACCCACCCTCTATTGGCCCGAACTCGAAACCGACCAACCCGACCCGGAACCCGAATCAGCTTCCCTCTCTGTCTCTCTTCACCACATCGATGCACTCTCTTCCAACAAAACACCGCACGAATTGTTTACCCAAAGGCTCCAAAGGGACGCTGCTAGGGTCAAAATTGTAACTTCCTTCGTCTCCAaagctccattttcttcttcaccCAAGAACCAAACCGGGTTCGGATCACAACCCGGTTCGAGCTTCAGCAGCTCAGTCATTTCGGGTTTGGCTCAGGGCAGCGGCGAGTACTTCACGCGCCTTGGCGTCGGAACGCCACCACGCTACCTCTACATGGTGCTCGACACCGGAAGCGACGTCGTTTGGCTCCAATGTGCGCCGTGCAAGAAGTGCTACTCAGAGTCCGACCCAGTTTTCGACCCGAAAGGGTCCCGGACCTTTGCCCCAGTACCCTGCGGTTCTCCGCTCTGCCGGCAGCTGGACTCGCCGGGATGCGACGCCCGGAAAAAGGTGTGCGAGTATCAGGTCTCATATGGAGACGGGTCCTTCACCGTCGGCGATTTTGCCACTGAGACATTGACTTTCCGGCGACGCGCCAGCGTCCCGCGCGTGGCCTTAGGCTGTGGACATGACAACGAGGGGCTCTTTGTTGGGGCTGCGGGCCTTTTGGGCCTGGGCCGGGGCATGCTTTCCTTTCCGACCCAAGCCGGTATCCGGTTCAATAACAAATTCAGTTATTGTTTAGTGGACCGAGCTGCTTCATCAAAACCGTCTTCAATGGTTTTTGGCGATTTGGCAGTTTCGAGAGCGGCACGGTTCACTCCGTTGTTAAAGAACCCAAAGCTCGACACATTTTACTATGTCGAACTGTTGGGAATTAGTGTTGGCGGGGTGCTGGTTCGTGGAATTTCGGCTTCTTTGTTTCGGCTTGACCGAACCGGAAATGGTGGGGTAATTATTGACTCGGGCACTTCAGTGACTCGATTGACCCGACCCGCTTATGAGGCTTTGAGGGACGCTTTTCAGGTTGGGGCAGCCCGTTTGAAACGGGCACCCGAGTACTCGTTATTTGATACTTGCTTTGATTTTTCGGGGATGACGCAAGTGAAAGTTCCGACCGTAGTGCTACATTTTCGAGGTGCCGATGTGTCACTTCCAGCCGGGAATTACCTAATTCCGGTGGATGATAAGGGAACTTACTGCTTCGCGTTCGCCGGGACGATGAGCGGGTTGTCCATAATTGGGAATATCCAGCAACAAGGGTTTCGGGTCGTGTTTGATTTGGCGGGTTCTCGGGTCGGGTTTGCCCCGAGAGGATGCGCATAA